One Kwoniella pini CBS 10737 chromosome 10, complete sequence genomic region harbors:
- a CDS encoding glycine-tRNA ligase has protein sequence MVTQSAASTSNPSELVQPINKTAHEFDKTTLDALLARRFFFAPAFEIYGGVAGLYDYGPTGSALQANVLNEWRKHYIIEEDMLELDTTIMTLSEVLKTSGHVDKFADWMVKDVQTGEIFRADHLVEAVIEARLKGDKEARGVKDEPVVEEDDKKKKKKKNVKSVAIKLEDDVVADYESLLAQIDNYTGPELGELVRKHNIRNPATGNELSEPVEFNLMFESNIGPTGQIKGYLRPETAQGHFVNFARLLEFNNGKVPFASAQIGRSFRNEIAPRQGLLRVREFTMAEIEHYVDPLDKRHARFHEVKDVTLTLLPKDVQSEGRTETTRMTVGDAVAKKIVDNETLGYFLGRTQLFLEKIGIDPSRMRCRQHMANEMAHYAADCWDFEIQSSYGWIECVGCADRSAYDLTVHSIRTKQPLRVQQKLDQPRKVEKLDVQFDAKKFGMTFKKDATLIKETLLGLEKDKLQCIKDELASGTSSVRCADGKSYDITPDLVKIEPITVTEYMREFTPNVIEPSFGIGRILYSLLEHSYWAREQDKARGVLSLPSVVAPIKCLIVTISQDAELRAKIHEISRKMRRIGIASRVDDSSASIGKKYARNDELGTPFGCTVDFATIQKGTITLRERDSTNQLIGQVDDVIEVVDQLVKGTIDWSGASAKLESYSGVQDVEE, from the exons atGGTTACTCAATCAGCagcatcaacttcaaacCCTTCTGAACTTGTTCAACCAATCAATAAAACTGCtcatgaatttgataaaactACTTTAGATGCTTTATTAGCTAGAAGATTCTTTTTCGCTCCtgcttttgaaatttatgGAG GTGTTGCCGGTCTTTACGATTATGGACCTACTGGTTCGGCTTTACAAGCTAATGTTCTCAATGAATGGAGAAAACATTATatcattgaagaagatatgtTAGAACTTGATACAACTATTATGACTTTAAGTGAAGTTTTGAAAACATCAGGTCATGTTGATAA ATTCGCCGATTGGATGGTCAAAGATGTTCAAACCGGAGAAATTTTCCGAGCGGATCATTTAGTTGAAGCTGTCATTGAAGCTAGATTGAAAGGTGACAAAGAAGCTAGAGGAGTTAAAGATGAACCTGTAgtagaggaagatgataagaaaaagaagaagaagaagaatgtcAAATCGGTTGCTATCAAATTGGAGGATGATGTTGTGGCTGACTATGAGAGTCTATTAGCCCAA ATTGACAATTATACTGGCCCAGAGCTCGGTGAATTAGTACGAAAACACAATATCCGAAATCCTGCTACAGGTAATGAACTTTCTGAACCAGttgaattcaatttgatgtTCGAAAGTAATATCGGTCCTACTGGTCAAATCAAGGG TTACCTTCGTCCAGAGACTGCTCAAGGTCACTTTGTTAACTTCGCTAGATTATTAGAATTCAACAATGGAAAAGTCCCATTTGCATCTGCTCAAATCGGTAGATCATTcagaaatgaaattgcCCCTAGACAAGGTTTACTTCGAGTTAG AGAATTCACAATGGCTGAAATCGAGCATTACGTTGATCCTCTCGACAAACGACATGCAAGATTCCACGAAGTCAAAGATGTTACATTAACTTTGTTACCTAAAGACGTACAAAGTGAAGGTAGAACTGAGACTACTCGAATGACTGTTGGAGATGCCGTTGCCAAG AAAATTGTCGACAACGAAACTTTGGGTTATTTCCTTGGTCGAACACAACTTTTCCTCGAGAAAATTGGTATTGACCCTTCGAGAATGAGATGTAGACAACATATGGCGAATGAGATGGCTCATTACGCTGCT GATTGTTGGGATTTCGAGATTCAATCTTCATACGGTTGGATAGAATGTGTAGGATGTGCAGATAGATCGGCATACGATTTGACCGTTCATTCAATTCGAACAAAACAACCCTTAAGAGTTCAACAAAAATTAGATCAACCTAGAAAAGTAGAAAAATTGGACGTTCAATTTGATGCCAAGAAATTCGGTATGACTTTCAAGAAAGATGCTACTCTCATCAAAGAGACTTTGCTTGGTCTGGAAAAGGATAAATTACAATGCATTAAGGACGAATTGGCTTCTGG TACATCCTCCGTAAGATGTGCCGATGGTAAATCTTATGATATCACACCTGATCTCGTCAAGATTGAACCTATCACCGTAACTGAATACA TGCGAGAATTCACACCAAACGTCATTGAACCTTCTTTCGGTATTGGTAGAATCTTATATTCACTTCTGGAGCACTCTTATTGGGCTCGAGAACAGGATAAGGCTCGAGGT GTCTTGTCCCTTCCTTCCGTCGTTGCTCCTATAAAATGTCTTATTGTCACAATCTCCCAAGATGCCGAGTTGAGAGCTAAAATTCATGAGATCT CACGAAAGATGAGACGAATTGGTATTGCCTCCAGGGTAGATGATTCATCAGCATCTATTGGTAAGAAATATGcaagaaatgatgaacTCGGTACACCTTTCGGATGTACCGTTGATTTTGCCA CTATCCAAAAGGGTACTATAACGttgagagaaagagattcAACCAACCAATTAATTGGACAAGTGGATGATGTTATTGAAGTTGTAGATCAACTAGTTAAAGGTACAATCGATTGGTCT